A segment of the Nitrospina gracilis 3/211 genome:
GGAATGGGGATTTCCCGGAGAGTTTCCCTTTGGCCTTTCCATTTACCCGCAGGCCTTTTTAATTGTCGAAGGAAAGCGTGGTCATGAGGAACCCACCCGTCTGTTCGCAGGACTGGGCTCGCCGGAGATGACCAACGAGCGCTTTCATTATATTGTCAGTGGTCAGCAATCAAAGCGCCTGAGCACCGCTTTCGACACGAACACCCTGCTTGGTCGAGGCTCCGACGACCCGGACTATTTTTACGACATCGGTGAAGGGGGAGTGTCGGTTTGCACCTATGAAGATGTAAAAACCCTGTACCAGGGATTTCTCAAGGAAGATGTCAGCATTTCCATGACCATCAACGGACCGTCGCTATGGGTGACCGCGGCGCGGTTGAAGGCGGCGCAGGAAGCAGGGCTGGATTTGAAACAGGTTCGTGGAACGTCTCAGACCGACCCCTGCAAGGAAGATGACGCCCAGAACGAGCTTTTGTTTCCTCTGGATAAGTCCATTTGTCTGGCCATGGACATGTTCGAGTGGTGCCTGGAGAACGCACCGATGTATTACCCGATCAATGTCAGTGGATACCATATCGAGCAGAAGGGGGCGACGCCGATCCAGCAGGCGGCGTTCACACTGGCAAACGGATTTGTGTATGTGGAGGAGGCATTGAAACGGGGCCTCGACATCAATCATGTCGGAAGGCGTCTCCCGTTTTTCTTCACCTCCGGGACGGATTTCGAATACATTGCTTTGCTGAGCGCCGCGCGGCGGTTCTGGGCTGTGGCCATGCGGGACGTGTACGGAGCAAAAGATCCTTCCGCCCAGAAACTCAAGGCCCATATTCAAACGTCCGGGCGCAGTCTGCACGAAAGGGAATACCTGAACAACATCACCCGAACCGCACTGGAATTGTTTTACGCATTGTTGAATTATCCTCAAGCCCTTCACAGCAACTCTTACGACGAACCGTTCACCATTCCCACGGAGAAGAGCGTGCGCATTGCTTCCGATGCGCAGGCGATTCTTTTGGAAGAGATGGGAGGATTCAAGGACATGATGGGATTTTTGAGTGACAGCTCCGGTCGCTATCAAGCATACCGGACGGTTCTTGGTGGAATTCTGGATTATTTTAGGCAAATTAACGA
Coding sequences within it:
- a CDS encoding methylmalonyl-CoA mutase family protein produces the protein MNDSFLEKIISANKRYQERVEDSVHCAKSDPEYQQELLKLWNDKAGRVQNHVLPNGTSIPLIALPEIDHPVQVARYQGEWGFPGEFPFGLSIYPQAFLIVEGKRGHEEPTRLFAGLGSPEMTNERFHYIVSGQQSKRLSTAFDTNTLLGRGSDDPDYFYDIGEGGVSVCTYEDVKTLYQGFLKEDVSISMTINGPSLWVTAARLKAAQEAGLDLKQVRGTSQTDPCKEDDAQNELLFPLDKSICLAMDMFEWCLENAPMYYPINVSGYHIEQKGATPIQQAAFTLANGFVYVEEALKRGLDINHVGRRLPFFFTSGTDFEYIALLSAARRFWAVAMRDVYGAKDPSAQKLKAHIQTSGRSLHEREYLNNITRTALELFYALLNYPQALHSNSYDEPFTIPTEKSVRIASDAQAILLEEMGGFKDMMGFLSDSSGRYQAYRTVLGGILDYFRQINDLGGVLEAKAEGFFRDEISRSSARYEEQLESGRRRIVAVNCYPRSEEERPNVERTEISNALKRERAQKVKRFKKNRNPLHVRESLRRLKETASKGGNVFAVTLDTVKEVTLDEWTRALQEVYGLYRRKL